Proteins encoded by one window of Micromonospora coxensis:
- the fdhD gene encoding formate dehydrogenase accessory sulfurtransferase FdhD has product MGRATDRRGVLRIDLDAAVDGRAALRRPDTLAVEEPLEIRVGPAGPGRRRPLTVTMRTPGDDLDLALGFLLTEGLIRSDEDVRTAQLCAGAQTPNTYNVVDVVLAPGVPEPATDPTRNFHTTSSCGVCGKASIDAIRTRSRFAVADDPLTVPAGLLVELPDRLRAAQRAFDRTGGLHAAGLFDADGALVALREDVGRHNAVDKVVGWAVRQRRLPLTGHLLLVSGRASFELTQKAWMAGLPLLAAVSAPSTLAADLAEEAGMTLVGFLRGRSMNVYTGAHRIRH; this is encoded by the coding sequence ATGGGACGGGCGACTGACCGGCGGGGCGTGCTCCGGATCGACCTCGACGCGGCGGTCGACGGACGGGCGGCGCTGCGCCGGCCGGACACCCTGGCGGTGGAGGAGCCGCTGGAGATCCGGGTCGGTCCGGCCGGCCCGGGACGGCGACGCCCGCTCACGGTGACCATGCGGACCCCCGGGGACGACCTGGACCTGGCGCTCGGGTTCCTGCTCACCGAGGGGCTGATCCGCTCGGACGAGGACGTGCGCACCGCCCAGCTCTGCGCGGGCGCGCAGACGCCGAACACGTACAACGTGGTGGACGTGGTGCTCGCCCCCGGCGTGCCGGAGCCGGCCACCGACCCGACCCGGAACTTCCACACCACCAGCTCCTGCGGGGTCTGCGGCAAGGCCAGCATCGACGCGATCCGCACCCGGTCCCGCTTCGCCGTCGCGGACGACCCGCTCACCGTGCCCGCCGGACTCCTGGTCGAGCTGCCCGACCGGCTGCGGGCGGCGCAGCGCGCCTTCGACCGCACCGGCGGGCTGCACGCGGCCGGCCTGTTCGACGCCGACGGGGCGCTCGTGGCGCTGCGCGAGGACGTCGGCCGGCACAACGCCGTGGACAAGGTGGTCGGCTGGGCGGTACGCCAGCGACGGCTGCCGCTGACCGGCCACCTGCTGCTGGTCTCCGGCCGGGCCAGTTTCGAGCTGACCCAGAAGGCGTGGATGGCCGGGCTGCCGCTGCTGGCGGCGGTCTCCGCCCCGAGCACCCTCGCGGCCGACCTGGCCGAGGAGGCGGGGATGACGCTCGTCGGGTTCCTGCGGGGGCGGTCGATGAACGTCTACACGGGAGCCCACCGGATCCGGCACTGA
- a CDS encoding ABC transporter substrate-binding protein — protein sequence MSHMNRRRALQLLAALGTTGLVAGCGTDDDGGETIADGSPIKIGLIAPESGIGKAVGQDMVNGFELYLSMHDQRLGGHPVTLEKRDEGDTAKTGQAAVNDLLKQGVLALTGVANPVVMSGIRDIVEKARVPLIGSNASPVSLQSVVYIWRTSYVLDEPGRALGGYLKERMPPGSKVVVIAPEGGGSLDVVQGFRQAFGVDDPRLAGEPIWARSAANPGENTYAADIRAALAREPDAIFCHFTGQAAIQFIRQLRRNRPAYTGPLYAPGFLTEGNVLNEVRGVLLDDDDNLLPGTIQTASNYSADLNNAANRVFASAYRKTFNVSPSTYAMASYDAAQVLDKAIRLAGPDPTPQQVNLALGKIGQIDSPRGVWQFNQPRTPQQKWYLRTVQLDGRLLSNVMVSEVATLG from the coding sequence GCGGCACCGACGACGACGGCGGCGAGACGATCGCGGACGGCTCGCCGATCAAGATCGGCCTGATCGCCCCGGAGAGTGGTATCGGCAAGGCCGTCGGCCAGGACATGGTCAACGGCTTCGAGCTCTACCTGTCGATGCACGACCAGCGCCTCGGCGGCCACCCGGTGACCCTGGAGAAGCGGGACGAGGGCGACACCGCCAAGACCGGCCAGGCCGCCGTCAACGACCTGCTCAAGCAGGGCGTGCTCGCCCTCACCGGGGTGGCCAACCCGGTCGTCATGTCGGGCATCCGCGACATCGTGGAGAAGGCCCGGGTGCCGCTGATCGGGTCGAACGCCTCACCGGTCAGCCTGCAGAGCGTCGTCTACATCTGGCGGACGTCGTACGTGCTGGACGAGCCGGGCCGGGCGCTCGGCGGGTACCTCAAGGAGCGGATGCCGCCCGGCAGCAAGGTCGTCGTCATCGCCCCCGAGGGCGGCGGCAGTCTCGACGTGGTGCAGGGCTTCCGCCAGGCCTTCGGCGTCGACGACCCGCGACTGGCCGGCGAGCCGATCTGGGCCAGGTCCGCCGCGAACCCCGGCGAGAACACCTACGCCGCCGACATCCGCGCGGCGCTCGCCCGCGAACCCGACGCGATCTTCTGCCACTTCACCGGCCAGGCCGCGATCCAGTTCATCCGGCAACTGCGCCGCAACCGGCCGGCCTACACCGGGCCGCTCTACGCGCCCGGCTTCCTGACCGAGGGCAACGTCCTCAACGAGGTACGCGGGGTGCTGCTCGACGACGACGACAACCTGCTGCCCGGGACGATCCAGACCGCGTCGAACTACTCGGCCGACCTGAACAACGCCGCCAACCGGGTCTTCGCCTCGGCGTACCGCAAGACGTTCAACGTCTCCCCCAGCACCTACGCGATGGCCTCGTACGACGCCGCGCAGGTGCTGGACAAGGCGATCCGCCTGGCCGGGCCGGACCCGACCCCGCAGCAGGTCAACCTGGCCCTCGGCAAGATCGGCCAGATCGACAGCCCGCGGGGGGTGTGGCAGTTCAACCAGCCGCGCACCCCGCAGCAGAAGTGGTACCTGCGCACCGTCCAGCTCGACGGTCGGCTGCTCTCCAACGTGATGGTCAGCGAGGTCGCCACGCTCGGCTGA
- a CDS encoding DUF6457 domain-containing protein, with product MTVMDDWVTAACAELGLDPAAVPVPTVLELAKDVAHQVLRPGAPVSAYLLGIAVARGADPAEAAARLSALAGTWPVELGGERPE from the coding sequence ATGACGGTGATGGACGACTGGGTGACGGCGGCCTGCGCCGAGCTGGGGCTGGACCCGGCCGCCGTGCCGGTGCCGACGGTGCTGGAGCTGGCCAAGGACGTGGCGCACCAGGTGCTGCGGCCGGGCGCGCCGGTCAGCGCGTACCTGCTCGGGATCGCCGTGGCGCGCGGCGCGGACCCGGCGGAGGCGGCGGCCCGGCTGAGCGCGCTGGCCGGGACGTGGCCGGTCGAGCTGGGCGGCGAACGCCCCGAGTGA
- the ddaH gene encoding dimethylargininase, with translation MVTVNQQRVPRKRTYLMCSPEHFAVEYAINPWMDVTTPVDAELAVKQWDRLRETLVGLGHDVHLLTPEAGLPDMVFAANGAFVVDGTVYGARFKHEQRTAEAAAHRAFYESQGWRFIAPSETNEGEGDFAYLPDAHGGLILAGHGFRTELPAHAEAQEALGRPVVSLRLVDPRFYHLDVALASIDDTNVVYYPGAFSAASQRVLAQLFPDAVLADDEDALAFGLNLVSDGLNVVLNSEATRLAGKLKAAGYHPVPVELAELKKGGGSVKCCIAELRH, from the coding sequence TTGGTCACCGTGAACCAGCAGCGAGTCCCGCGAAAGCGGACATATCTCATGTGCTCGCCCGAGCACTTCGCCGTCGAGTACGCGATCAACCCGTGGATGGACGTCACGACGCCCGTCGACGCGGAGCTGGCGGTCAAGCAGTGGGACCGCCTGCGGGAGACCCTGGTCGGCCTCGGTCACGACGTGCACCTGCTCACCCCCGAGGCAGGGCTGCCCGACATGGTCTTCGCGGCCAACGGCGCCTTCGTGGTGGACGGCACCGTCTACGGCGCCCGGTTCAAGCACGAGCAGCGGACCGCCGAGGCCGCCGCGCACCGGGCCTTCTACGAGTCGCAGGGCTGGCGGTTCATCGCGCCGAGCGAGACCAACGAGGGTGAGGGCGACTTCGCCTACCTGCCGGACGCGCACGGCGGGCTGATCCTCGCGGGCCACGGCTTCCGTACCGAGCTGCCGGCGCACGCCGAGGCGCAGGAGGCGCTCGGCCGGCCGGTGGTGTCGCTGCGCCTGGTCGACCCGCGCTTCTACCACCTGGACGTGGCGCTCGCCTCGATCGACGACACCAACGTCGTCTACTACCCGGGGGCCTTCTCGGCGGCCAGCCAGCGGGTCCTCGCCCAGCTCTTCCCGGACGCGGTGCTCGCCGACGACGAGGACGCGCTGGCCTTCGGCCTGAACCTGGTCAGCGACGGGCTCAACGTCGTGCTCAACAGCGAGGCCACCCGGCTCGCCGGCAAGCTCAAGGCGGCCGGCTACCACCCGGTCCCGGTCGAGCTGGCCGAGCTGAAGAAGGGCGGCGGCAGCGTGAAGTGCTGCATCGCCGAGTTGCGCCACTGA
- a CDS encoding fructosamine kinase family protein — MDLAYLRAHPEHLPTFLTHQRIRETPVSGGDSCAASRLTLDDGHSVFAKTWPERAGRPVPEGFFAAEAAGLRWLRAAGTVAVPEVVVALPELLALDWVEPGEPSPGAAERFGRELAGMHRAGADAFGAEWAGFIGALPQDNTPDEGPWSDWFARRRLLPYLRRSVDGGALGAPEAALVEQVVARIGEFGGDEPPARVHGDLWPGNVLWGADDRAWLVDPAAHGGHRETDLAQLALFGGPPHLDRIMSAYQENWPLADGWRARVPLHQIHLLLVHTALFGATYRDAVTRAARAVLVGHGRATVDG, encoded by the coding sequence ATGGACCTGGCGTACCTGCGGGCGCACCCGGAACACCTGCCCACCTTCCTCACCCACCAACGGATCCGGGAGACGCCGGTCTCCGGCGGGGACAGCTGCGCCGCCTCCCGGCTCACCCTGGACGACGGGCACTCCGTGTTCGCCAAGACCTGGCCGGAGCGGGCCGGCCGCCCGGTGCCGGAGGGCTTCTTCGCCGCCGAGGCCGCCGGGCTGCGCTGGCTGCGCGCGGCGGGCACGGTGGCGGTGCCGGAGGTGGTGGTGGCGCTGCCCGAGCTGCTGGCCCTGGACTGGGTCGAGCCGGGGGAGCCGTCGCCCGGGGCGGCCGAGCGGTTCGGCCGCGAGCTGGCCGGGATGCACCGGGCCGGCGCGGACGCGTTCGGCGCGGAGTGGGCCGGGTTCATCGGGGCGCTGCCGCAGGACAACACCCCCGACGAGGGGCCGTGGTCGGACTGGTTCGCGCGGCGGCGGCTCCTGCCGTACCTGCGCCGGTCGGTGGACGGCGGCGCGCTCGGCGCCCCGGAGGCCGCCCTGGTCGAGCAGGTCGTGGCACGGATCGGGGAGTTCGGTGGCGACGAGCCGCCGGCCCGGGTGCACGGCGACCTGTGGCCGGGCAACGTGCTCTGGGGGGCGGACGACCGGGCCTGGCTGGTCGACCCGGCGGCGCACGGCGGTCACCGGGAGACCGACCTGGCGCAGCTCGCCCTCTTCGGCGGCCCGCCGCACCTGGACCGGATCATGTCCGCATACCAGGAGAACTGGCCGCTCGCCGACGGCTGGCGGGCCCGGGTGCCGCTGCACCAGATCCACCTGCTGCTGGTGCACACCGCGCTCTTCGGCGCGACGTACCGGGACGCGGTCACCAGGGCGGCCCGCGCCGTCCTGGTCGGGCACGGGCGCGCTACGGTCGACGGGTGA
- a CDS encoding Lrp/AsnC family transcriptional regulator has protein sequence MQIDAVDQRIIALLVADARASYADIGTRVSLSAPAVKRRVDRLRAAGVIRGFTAVVDPAAVGWTTEAFVELFCAGRTTPAQIGVAARRHPEVVGAYTVSGEADALVHLRAADISHLEEALERLRAESFVTSTRSTIVLSRLVESPGVGPSTT, from the coding sequence TTGCAGATAGATGCGGTCGACCAGCGAATCATTGCGTTGCTCGTGGCAGATGCCCGGGCCTCGTACGCGGACATCGGGACCCGGGTGTCACTCTCCGCTCCGGCGGTCAAGAGGCGAGTCGACCGGCTGCGCGCCGCCGGGGTGATCCGCGGGTTCACGGCGGTGGTCGACCCGGCCGCCGTCGGGTGGACCACGGAGGCGTTCGTGGAGCTGTTCTGCGCCGGCCGGACCACGCCCGCCCAGATCGGGGTGGCCGCCCGCCGGCACCCCGAGGTGGTCGGGGCGTACACCGTCTCCGGGGAGGCGGACGCCCTCGTGCACCTGCGCGCGGCGGACATATCCCACCTGGAGGAGGCCCTGGAGCGGCTGCGGGCGGAGTCGTTCGTGACCTCCACCCGCAGCACCATCGTGCTGTCCCGGCTCGTCGAGTCCCCCGGCGTCGGCCCGTCCACCACCTGA
- the mobA gene encoding molybdenum cofactor guanylyltransferase, translating to MTAYAAVVLAGGAARRMGGRDKPGVPVGGLPMRERVLAAVADAAPRVLVGPAGPVPDGVLVTREQPPGGGPVAATAAGLAPLHPGTTIVALLAADLPLLTGEAVAALRAALDADRDADGVCLVDDRARRQPLCGVWRVAALRAALDRLTARRGGTLDGASMRELLAELTVRELPWSGSGPPPWFDCDTDSDVRRAEEWTR from the coding sequence GTGACGGCGTACGCGGCGGTGGTGCTCGCGGGAGGCGCGGCCCGGCGGATGGGCGGGCGGGACAAACCCGGCGTGCCGGTCGGCGGTCTGCCCATGCGGGAGCGGGTGCTGGCGGCGGTCGCCGACGCCGCTCCGCGCGTCCTGGTCGGGCCGGCCGGCCCGGTCCCCGACGGCGTCCTGGTGACCCGGGAGCAGCCACCCGGTGGTGGCCCGGTCGCCGCCACCGCCGCCGGCCTCGCCCCGCTGCACCCCGGTACGACCATCGTCGCCCTGCTCGCCGCCGACCTGCCGCTGCTCACCGGGGAGGCGGTCGCCGCCCTCCGGGCCGCGCTGGACGCGGACCGGGACGCCGACGGGGTGTGCCTCGTCGACGACCGGGCGCGACGGCAGCCGCTCTGCGGCGTGTGGCGGGTGGCGGCGTTGCGGGCCGCGCTCGACCGGCTCACCGCCCGCCGGGGCGGGACGCTCGACGGGGCCTCGATGCGGGAGCTGCTGGCCGAACTGACCGTGCGCGAGCTGCCCTGGTCCGGCAGCGGCCCGCCGCCCTGGTTCGACTGCGACACTGACTCGGACGTACGCCGGGCGGAGGAGTGGACACGATGA
- the moaA gene encoding GTP 3',8-cyclase MoaA, translating to MTAAPTTDGVLVDRYGRVARDLRVSLTDKCNLRCTYCMPAEGLPWLAGPQLLTDDEIVRLIRVAVERLGVTEVRFTGGEPLIRPGLVGIVAAVAGLTPRPRISLTTNGIGLHRLAPALRDAGLDRVNVSLDTLDRDRFHTLTRRDRLADVLAGLAGAATAGLTPVKVNSVLMRGVNADEAPALLRFALDHGYQLRFIEQMPLDAQHGWDRATMVTADEILASLAGEFTLTPDPTERGAAPAETWLVDGGPAKVGVIASVTRPFCGDCDRTRLTADGQVRNCLFATEESDLRDALRAGADDADLARRWQVATRGKRAGHGIDDPTFLQPTRPMSAIGG from the coding sequence GTGACCGCCGCCCCGACGACCGACGGCGTCCTCGTCGACCGGTACGGCCGTGTCGCCCGGGACCTGCGCGTCTCGCTCACCGACAAGTGCAACCTGCGTTGCACGTACTGCATGCCGGCGGAGGGCCTGCCCTGGCTGGCCGGGCCGCAACTGCTCACCGACGACGAGATCGTCCGATTGATCCGGGTGGCCGTCGAGCGGCTCGGCGTGACCGAGGTCCGGTTCACCGGCGGGGAGCCGCTGATCCGCCCGGGTCTGGTCGGCATCGTGGCCGCAGTGGCGGGACTCACACCCCGTCCCCGGATCTCGCTCACCACGAACGGCATCGGCCTGCACCGGCTCGCGCCCGCCCTGCGCGACGCCGGGCTGGACCGGGTGAACGTGTCGTTGGACACCCTCGACCGGGACCGGTTCCACACGCTGACCCGGCGGGACCGGCTGGCCGACGTGCTCGCCGGGCTGGCCGGCGCGGCCACGGCCGGGCTCACCCCGGTGAAGGTCAACTCGGTGCTGATGCGGGGCGTCAACGCCGACGAGGCGCCCGCGCTGCTGCGCTTCGCCCTCGACCACGGCTACCAGTTGCGCTTCATCGAGCAGATGCCGCTGGACGCCCAGCACGGTTGGGACCGGGCGACGATGGTCACCGCCGACGAGATCCTGGCCTCGCTGGCCGGCGAGTTCACGCTGACCCCCGACCCGACCGAGCGGGGCGCCGCCCCGGCCGAGACGTGGCTGGTCGACGGCGGCCCGGCGAAGGTCGGCGTGATCGCGAGCGTGACCCGGCCGTTCTGCGGCGACTGCGACCGTACCCGGCTCACCGCCGACGGTCAGGTGCGCAACTGCCTCTTCGCCACCGAGGAGTCCGACCTGCGTGACGCGCTGCGCGCCGGGGCGGACGACGCCGACCTGGCCCGCCGCTGGCAGGTCGCGACGCGGGGCAAGCGCGCGGGGCACGGGATCGACGATCCGACCTTCCTGCAACCGACCCGTCCCATGTCGGCGATCGGAGGCTGA
- a CDS encoding zinc-binding dehydrogenase, which produces MRAIWLREFGGPETLTPGTAPDPVPGPGQVLIEVAHVNLTFVETMFRATGFGPHAAPLPLIPGNGVGGVIGAVGPGVDPALVGRRVVSGTGGSGGYAERVVVDRTAPVEVPDGLALDEAVALLADGRTALLLSDAAAPRTGERVLVEAAAGGVGGLLVQLARRAGAQVVGLAGGPRKTALLREAGVDVVADYTAPDWADRIRAATGGVDVVFDGVGGDIGRTAFDLLGAGGRMLSFGLAGGSWADVPDRLAADRGVTLLRPTAGPDELRALTARALAEGAAGRLRPLIGQRFPLERAAEAHAAMESRATVGKTLLDVG; this is translated from the coding sequence GTGCGGGCGATCTGGTTACGGGAGTTCGGCGGGCCGGAGACGTTGACGCCGGGGACGGCACCCGACCCGGTACCCGGGCCCGGGCAGGTGCTCATCGAGGTGGCGCACGTCAACCTGACCTTCGTCGAGACGATGTTCCGGGCCACCGGGTTCGGCCCGCACGCCGCCCCGCTGCCGCTGATCCCCGGCAACGGAGTGGGCGGCGTGATCGGCGCGGTCGGCCCGGGCGTGGACCCGGCGCTGGTCGGCCGGCGGGTGGTCAGCGGCACCGGCGGCTCCGGCGGGTACGCCGAGCGGGTGGTGGTCGACCGGACCGCGCCGGTCGAGGTGCCGGACGGGCTGGCGCTGGACGAGGCGGTGGCGCTGCTCGCCGACGGTCGTACCGCGCTGCTGCTGAGCGACGCCGCCGCCCCGCGTACCGGGGAACGGGTCCTGGTGGAGGCGGCGGCCGGCGGGGTCGGCGGCCTGCTGGTGCAGCTCGCGCGGCGGGCCGGCGCGCAGGTGGTCGGGCTGGCCGGTGGCCCGCGCAAGACGGCGCTGCTGCGCGAGGCCGGGGTCGACGTGGTGGCGGACTACACCGCGCCGGACTGGGCCGACCGGATACGGGCGGCCACCGGCGGGGTGGACGTCGTCTTCGACGGGGTGGGCGGTGACATCGGCCGGACCGCCTTCGACCTGCTCGGCGCGGGTGGCCGGATGCTCAGCTTCGGGCTGGCCGGCGGCTCCTGGGCCGACGTGCCGGACCGGCTCGCGGCGGACCGGGGGGTGACCCTGCTGCGGCCCACGGCCGGGCCGGACGAGCTGCGCGCCCTCACCGCGCGGGCGCTGGCGGAGGGCGCGGCCGGGCGGCTGCGCCCGCTGATCGGGCAGCGGTTCCCGCTGGAGCGGGCCGCCGAGGCGCACGCCGCGATGGAGTCCCGCGCCACCGTCGGCAAGACCCTGCTCGACGTCGGCTGA
- a CDS encoding MoaD/ThiS family protein — translation MELTVRYYAGARAAAGRTEETASAGRCLDELVGELVRRHGDRMAAVLAVASFLVDGVACHDRRAPLPAGVTIDVLPPFAGG, via the coding sequence GTGGAGCTGACCGTCCGCTACTACGCCGGGGCGCGGGCCGCCGCGGGTCGTACCGAGGAGACCGCATCCGCGGGCCGCTGTCTGGACGAACTCGTCGGTGAACTGGTACGCCGCCACGGTGACCGGATGGCCGCCGTCCTGGCGGTGGCGAGTTTCCTGGTCGACGGCGTGGCCTGTCACGATCGGCGGGCACCGCTGCCGGCCGGGGTCACGATCGACGTGCTGCCCCCCTTCGCGGGCGGCTGA
- a CDS encoding T3SS (YopN, CesT) and YbjN peptide-binding chaperone 1 yields MTAEHPSKPASDQPGASPEHHESVLLDEPTTADLRAKVTEAWREFARALAERLRDLPAGAHLELTLDPTASGTGDAVYSVSVDVAEGRVVARAVGNATLPQGYRLDRAAVADMIALGWSPPGVLAGSGEDFGLEGSTEDASTLAALLSRTLRDVYGAPHPAFLVYLVHDAQGESLPVEPLGTARSEFGPDRDVEADLDEALAAAATAQGGDNDVLALEERVRTVVSTMLKSKSDALQVDSDGDINIRAGSAMVFVRVRDNPPLVDVFSPVLTEVEPTERLYVKLSELTNRMPIGRLYCADDTVWASIPVFGRNFQATHLMLAVQVMTGLADELDDRLHGEFGGKRFFGEGDKPSRTAADSGHRTGMYL; encoded by the coding sequence ATGACGGCGGAGCACCCCTCGAAGCCGGCGAGTGATCAACCCGGCGCATCGCCGGAGCATCACGAGTCGGTCCTGCTGGACGAGCCGACCACGGCCGACCTGCGGGCCAAGGTCACCGAGGCGTGGCGGGAGTTCGCCCGGGCGCTCGCCGAGCGGCTACGTGACCTGCCCGCCGGGGCGCACCTCGAACTGACCCTCGACCCGACCGCCTCGGGCACCGGTGACGCCGTCTACTCCGTCAGCGTGGATGTGGCCGAGGGCCGGGTCGTCGCGCGGGCCGTCGGCAACGCCACCCTGCCGCAGGGCTACCGGCTGGACCGGGCCGCCGTGGCGGACATGATCGCCCTCGGCTGGTCGCCGCCCGGCGTGCTGGCCGGCTCGGGCGAGGACTTCGGCCTGGAGGGCTCGACCGAGGACGCGAGCACGCTCGCCGCGCTGCTCTCCCGCACCCTGCGCGACGTGTACGGCGCCCCGCACCCGGCGTTCCTGGTGTACCTGGTGCACGACGCGCAGGGCGAGTCGCTGCCGGTCGAGCCGCTCGGCACGGCGCGCAGCGAGTTCGGCCCCGACCGGGACGTGGAGGCCGACCTCGACGAGGCGCTGGCCGCCGCGGCCACCGCGCAGGGCGGCGACAACGACGTCCTGGCCCTGGAGGAGCGGGTCCGCACGGTCGTGTCGACCATGCTGAAGTCGAAGTCCGACGCGCTCCAGGTCGACTCCGACGGCGACATCAACATCCGCGCCGGCTCGGCCATGGTCTTCGTCCGGGTACGCGACAACCCGCCGCTGGTCGACGTCTTCTCCCCGGTGCTCACCGAGGTCGAGCCGACCGAGCGCCTCTACGTGAAGCTCTCGGAGCTGACCAACCGGATGCCGATCGGCCGGCTCTACTGCGCCGACGACACCGTGTGGGCGTCCATCCCCGTCTTCGGCCGGAACTTCCAGGCCACCCACCTGATGCTGGCGGTGCAGGTGATGACCGGGCTGGCCGACGAGCTGGACGACCGGCTGCACGGGGAGTTCGGTGGCAAGCGGTTCTTCGGCGAGGGCGACAAGCCCAGCCGCACCGCCGCGGATTCCGGCCACCGCACCGGCATGTACCTCTGA
- a CDS encoding DUF4192 domain-containing protein, producing MTATDRPRLTVRSPGDLVAAVPYLLGFHPADSVVVVAMRGRRVVFAARADLPDADPRLPARHLGDVLARQDADAATVIGYGPAERVTPAVDAVREALAGAGLPVLDALRVTGGRYWSYLCDGVDCCPPDGTPYDPGSSRVGAAAVYAGQVALPDRAALTALVAPEAGHDPAPMRRAGVRAERRLLTLLEQAPAADLLGGRSVRTAGVDAVRAALRRHRRGERLTDDEVAWLSLLLTHLPVRDHAWERTDGRDEDISLWSDVLRRAEEELIAAPASLLAFAAWRSGQGALAAVALERALAVHPDYSLAQLLDDLLRRGVPPSELDGWPAVGEPSPVVRRRGRRPRRRS from the coding sequence ATGACCGCGACCGACCGCCCCCGGCTCACCGTCCGTTCCCCCGGCGACCTCGTCGCCGCCGTGCCGTACCTGCTCGGGTTCCATCCCGCCGACAGCGTGGTCGTGGTGGCGATGCGGGGCCGGCGGGTGGTCTTCGCCGCCCGCGCCGACCTGCCCGACGCCGATCCCCGGCTGCCCGCCCGGCACCTCGGTGACGTCCTCGCCCGGCAGGACGCCGACGCGGCGACCGTGATCGGGTACGGCCCGGCCGAGCGGGTCACCCCCGCCGTCGACGCGGTACGCGAGGCGCTGGCCGGGGCCGGCCTGCCCGTGCTGGACGCGTTGCGGGTCACCGGCGGGCGGTACTGGTCGTACCTCTGCGACGGGGTGGACTGCTGCCCGCCCGACGGCACCCCGTACGACCCGGGCAGCAGCCGGGTCGGCGCGGCGGCCGTCTACGCCGGCCAGGTCGCCCTGCCGGACCGGGCGGCGCTCACCGCCCTGGTCGCGCCCGAGGCGGGGCACGATCCGGCGCCGATGCGCCGGGCCGGGGTACGCGCCGAGCGGCGACTGCTCACCCTGCTGGAGCAGGCGCCCGCCGCCGACCTGCTCGGCGGCCGGTCGGTCCGCACCGCCGGGGTGGACGCGGTACGCGCCGCCCTGCGCCGGCACCGCCGGGGTGAGCGGCTGACCGACGACGAGGTGGCCTGGCTCAGCCTGCTCCTGACCCACCTGCCCGTCCGTGACCACGCCTGGGAGCGCACCGACGGGCGGGACGAGGACATCAGCCTCTGGAGCGACGTGCTCCGCCGCGCCGAGGAGGAGTTGATCGCCGCGCCGGCGAGTCTGCTGGCCTTCGCCGCATGGCGGAGCGGCCAGGGCGCGTTGGCGGCGGTGGCGCTGGAGCGGGCCCTCGCCGTGCACCCCGACTACTCGCTGGCCCAACTCCTCGACGACCTGCTCCGCCGCGGCGTGCCCCCGTCGGAGCTGGACGGCTGGCCGGCGGTGGGGGAGCCGTCCCCGGTGGTCCGTCGCAGGGGCCGTCGTCCCCGCCGCCGGTCCTGA